Proteins from one Mus caroli chromosome 3, CAROLI_EIJ_v1.1, whole genome shotgun sequence genomic window:
- the LOC110292002 gene encoding late cornified envelope protein 3D-like, giving the protein MSCQQSQKQCQPPPKCPSPKCSPKCPRKSTTQCLPAASSCCATSSGGCSVPSSEGGCCLSHHRRRSHRCRRRSSSSCDRGSGQQSGGSGCGHSSGGCC; this is encoded by the coding sequence ATGTCCTGCCAGCAGAGCCAGAAGCAGTGCCAACCTCCTCCCAAGTGCCCCTCCCCAAAGTGCTCCCCAAAGTGCCCCAGAAAGAGCACAACACAATGTCTGCCTGCAGCCTCTTCCTGTTGTGCTACAAGCTCTGGGGGCTGCAGTGTCCCCAGCTCTGAGGGAGGCTGCTGCCTGAGCCACCACAGGCGCAGGTCCCACAGATGCAGGCGCAGGAGCTCCAGTTCCTGTGACCGTGGCAGTGGTCAGCAGTCTGGGGGTTCAGGCTGTGGCCACAGCTCTGGCGGCTGCTGCTAA
- the LOC110292006 gene encoding late cornified envelope protein 3D-like, whose amino-acid sequence MSCQQSQKQCQPPPKCPSPKCSPKCPRKSTAQCLPAASSCCATSSGGCNVPSSEGGCCLSHHRHRSHRCRRRSSSSCDRGSGQQSGGSGCGHSSGGCC is encoded by the coding sequence ATGTCCTGCCAGCAGAGCCAGAAGCAGTGCCAGCCTCCTCCCAAGTGCCCCTCCCCAAAGTGCTCCCCAAAGTGCCCCAGGAAGAGCACAGCACAGTGTCTGCCTGCAGCCTCTTCCTGCTGTGCTACAAGCTCTGGGGGCTGCAATGTTCCCAGCTCTGAGGGAGGCTGCTGCCTGAGCCACCACAGGCACAGGTCCCACAGATGCAGGCGCAGGAGCTCCAGTTCCTGTGACCGTGGCAGTGGTCAGCAGTCTGGGGGCTCAGGCTGTGGCCACAGTTCTGGGGGCTGCTGCTGA